A region of Gigantopelta aegis isolate Gae_Host unplaced genomic scaffold, Gae_host_genome ctg5559_pilon_pilon, whole genome shotgun sequence DNA encodes the following proteins:
- the LOC121366403 gene encoding translation initiation factor IF-2-like gives MRSRGANVTDIVVLVVAADDGVMPQTSKVKHQLLQYGIHLEEFGGEVQAAEISALTGTIATVLVLHGLSKKWVCPCCWRGMGKVRTMMNWSGQIMKQAPPSIPVLTAGMAGTTIVGEKSYQFLSTKTLQLEVIQFGVGNITESEVEIASFCWKCGLSFSKDPGWEEGDKI, from the exons ATGCGTTCACGTGGTGCTAATGTAACTGATATCGTAGTCCTTGTAGTAGCTGCTGATGATGGTGTAATGCCACAGACA TCTAAAGTCAAGCACCAATTGCTACAATATGGCATACACTTAGAGGAATTTGGAGGCGAAGTACAAGCAGCTGAAATCTCCGCCCTCACTG GAACTATTGCGACTGTGCTAGTTTTACATGGTCTCTCTAAAAAATGGGTGTGTCCTTGTTGCTGGAGAGGCATGGGTAAAGTTAGAACCATGATGAATTGGAGTGGTCAAATAATGAAACAAGCCCCACCCTCTATCCCTGTACTCACAGCAGGGATGGCGGGAACTACCATAGTTGGAGAGAA AAGTTATCAATTCTTGTCAACCAAAACACTTCAACTTGAAGTTATTCAGTTTGGTGTAGGAAATATCACAGAAAGTGAAGTAGAGATAGCAAGTTTCTGTTGGA AATGTGGACTAAGTTTCAGTAAAGATCCTGGTTGGGAAGAAGGAGATAAAATA